CCACCACCCGCGCGTCTCCGGACGCATGGAACCGCGTCCTGGCAGGCAGAACCAGAACGCGCGAAGCCCCCAGGGGACCCGCGCAGTCGCCTTCACACAACCCTCTCTTTGAGTCGTAGCGTAAAAACGGGCCGCGACCGGACACGGAGGGCGGATGTGGCGGATCTACGGGCTTTCCGACGGGGGTGGGGGCGGTGCCGGGGGTGGCTCGGGCACCAGGGCCTCGGTCACCGAGGCGCCCGCGATGTGACCGGTGACGTTGACCCAGGTGCGGAACATGTCGGGGATGCGGTCCACCCCCAGGAGGACGCCCAGACCGGCCAGGGGCGCCCCCACCGAATCCAGGGCGGGCGCCAGCGTCATGACGCTGGCGGAGGGCACGGGGGCCACGGTGGCGGACGCGAAGAACGTGGCCAGGAGCGCCCCCCCCATCGCCACCCACGGGACCGGCACGTCGTAGAGGAAGGCCACGAACATCACGGCCGCGCCCTGATAGAGGGCACTGCCGGCCCGGTTCAGGGAGGCCCCGAGCGGGAGCACGAGCCTGGTGACGGAGGGAGACAGGTGCAGGTTCTCCTCCGCCTCCTGGATCATCACGGGCAGGGCGGCCACGGAGCTGCCGGTGGCCAGCCCCACCACCTGGGTACCGGTCGTGCCGCGCAGGAAACGGATAGGCCCGATGCGCGCGATCAGCGACACCAGGGGCACATAGACCAGCAGGACGAAGATCGCGAGGCCGGCCAGCACGGTGAGGATGAAGATCGCCAGACCGCGCAGCAGCTCGAATCCGGTCGTGGCCGCGATCGGTGCCGCCAACCCGAAGACGCCCACGATGCCGGTGAGCAGCACCCAGTGCACGAGCTGGATGAGCGCGGCGGCGGCCGCGTCGGCCACGTCCACCAGACGCTGACGCCGCACGGGATCGAGCGTGCCGGCCGCGGCCGCGAAGAGGACGGTGAAGACGATCAGAGGCAGCAGCGTGCCGTTGGCGGCGGCCTGGAAGGGGTTGCGCGGGATCAGCCCCAGGAGGAAATCGACGAGGCCGGGCAGCTCGGGCGCGGTGGCTTCGGCCAGCGTGGGCGCCGGGATGTCCGGGGAGACCAGGAGCACCACCCGCATGAGCACCATCCCGATGAGGATGGCGAGCAGCGTGGTGCCCCAGTAGAACGCCATGGCCACGCCGCCGGCCCGCCCCACCTTGCTCAGATCGCCGAGACGGGCGACGCCCACGAACACCACGGTCATCACGAGCGGGATGACCACCATCTGGATGCCGTTGACGAAGGCCGTCCCGAGCGGCGCCGACCCGACCGCGATGGCCAGCAGCAGCGGGCTGCCCGTGACACCGGCCAGCAGCCCGAACGCGAGGCCGGCCACCAGACCGACCAACATCCCGTAGCGGAGCAACATGGCGGGCCAAGGTAGGGGGTGGCGGGCCCGGGGTCACGCGGCGGCGGCGCGAGGCGGTTCAGCCCGCCGCCGGACTCCCGCGCAACGCGCCCTCGGTCCTCCGGGACGCGCCCTACCCCCGGGGCGGCGCGCTGCGCCTACGAATCCAGACAGGTGGGAGGGTCGGAGGTGGGCTCGGAGAAGATCAGCAGGTAGCCGTCCGGGTCCCGCACCGCGAACTCGCGCCGACCGTAGGGATAGACCTCGGGCCCCCATTCCGGCAGGGCCAGCGGCTCCACGTGCTCGTGCAGCCCACGCACGTCCTCCACGTCGAACCGCAGATCGCCGGTGAAGACCGGGCGCCCGTCGTGGCCGTCGACGGGTTCGGTGTACAGCATGAGGTGCACCTCGCCCTGGTCCACGAAGGCCAGCGTGGGGATGGGTTCGGGCCACAGGGCCTGCAGCTCGAACCCCAGCACCTCGGTGTAGAACTCGATGGAGCGGTCGAGGTCGCGCACCCGCAGGGAGGGCGTCAGACCGGTGAATCGGATCAACGCCCCTCCTGGGGGACGGGTGGGCCGAGCCGCGGGGAACGCTTCCGAGCTAGGGGGCCGGCGCGCCCATGGCAAGCGGCGCCGGGTCCCGCCCGCGCACCGAAGGGGTGTCGGAGGCGAGCGTCCGCCCCAGGATGGCGCGCAGCGTGGCGGGGTCGAAGTCCGGCCAGAGGGTGCCCGTGCGGACGACCGGGGCGTACGCGAACTCCCAGAACAGCGCGTCGTCGGGCTCCTCTTCGCCCCCGGTGAGGACCACCAGGTCCACCGGGCGGGTGGGCTCGACGTCGTGGATCGCCTGCGCCAGCGCCTCGTCGAACGTGCACCCCGGCCCGCCGCGCTCGAGCAGGCTGCGCGCCCGCTCGAACGCCCGCCGCGCGCTGTAGTCGATGGCCAGACGCAGGCGGGCGCGCCGGCCGGGTGCGGTGAGCACCTCCGCGCGCCGGATGGTCGCGTGCAGGCGGGACGGCAAACGGTCCCGCCGACCGATGACCGTCAGGCGCGTTCCGCATGCGCGCAGAGCCGTGGCCTCGGCGCGCAACCAGGCCGTCCACGCCGCCAGCGCCTCGGTCAGGCGCGCGGGCGAGTGGTCCCACAGACGCGGGGGCAGCGCATAGAGCGTGAGGGTGTGGATGCCGAGCTCGCGGCTGGCCGCCGCGATGCGGCGCACGTTGAGCACCGACGACGCGTGCGCGGCTCCCGCGCTCTCGCGATGGAGGGAGGCCCACGCTTCGATCCCTCCGATGCCGAGGGCCACGTGCCCTCCGCGACGCAGCGGCGCGAGACGATGCGGGATCATGGGCGGTACACCGTTCCGCACCCGACCGTCCGCCGGATCATCGCGCGTCGCGCGTGACGGCGATCAGCGCCTCCATGTGATCGAGATAGCGCTCCAGCGCCTTCCGGCCCGCGGCGCTGAGCCGGTACTCCGTCAGCGGCGTCCGGTCCTGGAAGGACTTGGTGCAGACCACATAGCCGGCGTCTTCCAGCTTGCGCGCGTGCACGCTGAGGTTGCCGTCGGTGGCGCGTGTGAGCCGCTTCAGGTCGTTGAAGCTCAGCTCCTCGCCCGTGGCGAGCGCGCTGACGATGGCCAGCCGTGTGCGCTGATGGATCAGCGGATCGAGCGCCGTGGTGGCGCGTCCCGGCTCCGCCCGGACCCGCTCGCGCTCGCTGTCCGCGCCGCTCTTCGGGGATGCTGCGCTCCTAGCCACCGTACCTCCGTGCGATGATCCAGCCGAAGACGAGATTGAGACCGCCGAAGCCGGCGGCCATGAAGAGGTCGCCCGTGCCCGGCGGCGCGAAGGCCGCCGCCGCGCCCAGCACGAGGAAACAGGCCCCCATCGCCGGCACGATCCGGATGGAGAAGACGCCGGCGGCCAGGACCGCAGTGCCGTAGAGCAGCAGCCAGACGGCGGGGAGCAGGTGGGCCTGTCCGGCCGTGAAGAGCGGCCCGGTGAGCACCGCGCCGACCAGGAGGGACGGGGCCAGGCTCAACCCGAACTTGCGGCCCGGGCCGGACCAGACGGGCAGGTCGGCCGCCCGCGCCTTGCGTACCGTGGCCAGGACCGCGGTCCCGAAGGCCAGCACGGCCGCCACCACCCAGGTGGTCAGCCACAGCCGCGGGTCCTGCATCCGGGACGCCACGCCTGCCGCCACCAGCGCGAGGGTGCCCATGACCAGGCCCCCCCGCCCCGGGACGGCCGTGAACCGGGCGCTGCTCTCCATGGCCTGGCGGATGAACGCCAGGTCGTCGAGCGCCCGTTCGTGCAGCGCGATCGGGGGACGCTCTCCCTCGGGCTGGACCCGGATCCGGGCCGTGGCATCGCCGGCTCGCCTCATGAGGTGACGATGGGGGGTCGTGGGGACGTGTGTCAAGTACTTTGCAGTACAGAGAAGGTCGCCTGCCGCCGCGCTTGCCACCATCTTCGGCGCGGCGTTCTGCGGCGGTCGGACATCCCCGCCGCCGCGGGCCCGCCGGCCCGTCGCACCACCCCCGGACCCGAACCCTCTCCCAGGCCCCGCCGCCCACACCCATGCAGCCACTCCAGGGCCTCCGTGTCGTCGACCTGTCCCAGAACCTCGCCGGGCCCACCTGCGGGCAGATCCTGGCCGACCTCGGAGCCGAGGTCATCAAGGTCGAGCCCCCCACCGGCGATCCGGCCCGGGCGTGGGGACCGCCGTTCTGGGGAAACGACGCCGCGCTCTTCCTGACCGCGAACCGGGGCAAGCGCTCGCTGGCGGTGGATCTGAAGACCCCCGAGGGCCAGGAGATCGTGGCCGCGTTGGCCGCGGAGGCGGACGTGTTCATCCAGGCCTTCCGGAGCGGGGTCGTGGAGCGGCTGGGCCTCGGCGACGAGGCCCTGCGTGAGCGCCACCCCGGGCTGATCTACGTGACGGTCTCGGCGTTCGGCACCGAGGGCCCCCGCAAGGACGACCCCGGCTACGATCCGCTCATGCAGGCCTACTCGGGCCTCATGTCCATGACGGGCCATCCCGACGCGCCACCGGCCCGCGTGGGTGCCTCCGTCATCGACACCACCACGGGGATGTGGGCCGCGCTCGGCGTGTTGGCTGCGCTGCGCGAGCGCGACCAGACCGGCCGGGGCCGTCACGTGGTCGTGTCGCTCCTCGACTCTGCGCTCGCGCTCGTCTCCTACAAGCTGACGGGCTACCTGGCCGAAGGTCGCGTGCCCGGCCCCATGGGCTCCGCTTTCGGGTCGATCGCACCGTACGAGGCCTTCCCGACCCTCGACGGCAGCGTCATGATCGCCGCGGCCAACGACGGCATCTTCCAGCGCCTGTGCACCGCGCTCGACCTGCCCGAGCTGGCGGAGGACGAACGCTACCGCACCAACCCCTCGCGGGTGGCCCAGCGCGAGCCCCTCGTCGCCGCGGTGTCGGCGCGGACGCGCACCCTCTCCTCCGCGGAGCTGATGCAGCGTCTGGGCGCCCACGCCGTGCCCTTCGCGCCGATCCACGACATCGCGCAGGTGGCCGAGGACGCCCAGGTGGCGGCCACCGGCATGGTGCGTGCGCTTCCCCATCCCGACATCGACGACTACCGGGACGTGTCGTTCCCGGTGCGTTTCGATGGCGAGCGGCCCGCCGCCACCGAGCCGCCCCCGTCCCGGGGCGGCTCCAGCGCCGAGATCCTGGCCGAGCTGGGCTACGATGCCGACGCCGTGGCGGCGTTGCTGCGCGCGGGCGTGGTGCGGGGGTCGGAGGAGGGCTGAGGGCGCTCCGCTACGGCGTGACCGGTGCCTGCACGGCGTCCGGATGCGCAGCCAACCAGCGCTCCACCTCGGCGTGGACCGGGATGGGGGTGTCCTGCAGCCGCCGCAGATCGATGAGACCGGCCATCGGGTGCACGCGCGCCAGCTCGGGACGATCCGCGGTGACGATGGTCAGCAGCGCATCGACCACGTCGTCCGGCAGGGTGTCGAGCGAGACGATCCAGTTCATCTGCGACAGCGTGAGCAGCTCCTCCTCCTGGCCGGGATAGGCGCCGGCCGGGATGACGTCCCACGAGTAGTAGGGATGGCGCTCGATCAGCGCGGCCGCCGACACCGAATCCACACCGATCAGGCGCGCGTCGCCCGTCGTGGTGGCGTCCAACACGGCGGAGGCGGGATACCCCACGGAGATGATGGCCGCGTCCAGCGCGCGGTCCTTCAGCGCCGCGGCGGCCTCGGCGAACGACAGATAGCGCACGTCGATGTCGTCGTACGTGACACCATGGGCCTCCAGCACCTGCTTGGCGATCTGCTCCGTGCCGCTGCCGGGCGGGCCCA
The DNA window shown above is from Gemmatimonadota bacterium and carries:
- a CDS encoding dicarboxylate/amino acid:cation symporter translates to MLLRYGMLVGLVAGLAFGLLAGVTGSPLLLAIAVGSAPLGTAFVNGIQMVVIPLVMTVVFVGVARLGDLSKVGRAGGVAMAFYWGTTLLAILIGMVLMRVVLLVSPDIPAPTLAEATAPELPGLVDFLLGLIPRNPFQAAANGTLLPLIVFTVLFAAAAGTLDPVRRQRLVDVADAAAAALIQLVHWVLLTGIVGVFGLAAPIAATTGFELLRGLAIFILTVLAGLAIFVLLVYVPLVSLIARIGPIRFLRGTTGTQVVGLATGSSVAALPVMIQEAEENLHLSPSVTRLVLPLGASLNRAGSALYQGAAVMFVAFLYDVPVPWVAMGGALLATFFASATVAPVPSASVMTLAPALDSVGAPLAGLGVLLGVDRIPDMFRTWVNVTGHIAGASVTEALVPEPPPAPPPPPSESP
- a CDS encoding VOC family protein, with product MIRFTGLTPSLRVRDLDRSIEFYTEVLGFELQALWPEPIPTLAFVDQGEVHLMLYTEPVDGHDGRPVFTGDLRFDVEDVRGLHEHVEPLALPEWGPEVYPYGRREFAVRDPDGYLLIFSEPTSDPPTCLDS
- a CDS encoding undecaprenyl diphosphate synthase family protein; translated protein: MIPHRLAPLRRGGHVALGIGGIEAWASLHRESAGAAHASSVLNVRRIAAASRELGIHTLTLYALPPRLWDHSPARLTEALAAWTAWLRAEATALRACGTRLTVIGRRDRLPSRLHATIRRAEVLTAPGRRARLRLAIDYSARRAFERARSLLERGGPGCTFDEALAQAIHDVEPTRPVDLVVLTGGEEEPDDALFWEFAYAPVVRTGTLWPDFDPATLRAILGRTLASDTPSVRGRDPAPLAMGAPAP
- a CDS encoding transcriptional regulator — protein: MARSAASPKSGADSERERVRAEPGRATTALDPLIHQRTRLAIVSALATGEELSFNDLKRLTRATDGNLSVHARKLEDAGYVVCTKSFQDRTPLTEYRLSAAGRKALERYLDHMEALIAVTRDAR
- a CDS encoding CoA transferase — protein: MQPLQGLRVVDLSQNLAGPTCGQILADLGAEVIKVEPPTGDPARAWGPPFWGNDAALFLTANRGKRSLAVDLKTPEGQEIVAALAAEADVFIQAFRSGVVERLGLGDEALRERHPGLIYVTVSAFGTEGPRKDDPGYDPLMQAYSGLMSMTGHPDAPPARVGASVIDTTTGMWAALGVLAALRERDQTGRGRHVVVSLLDSALALVSYKLTGYLAEGRVPGPMGSAFGSIAPYEAFPTLDGSVMIAAANDGIFQRLCTALDLPELAEDERYRTNPSRVAQREPLVAAVSARTRTLSSAELMQRLGAHAVPFAPIHDIAQVAEDAQVAATGMVRALPHPDIDDYRDVSFPVRFDGERPAATEPPPSRGGSSAEILAELGYDADAVAALLRAGVVRGSEEG
- a CDS encoding TAXI family TRAP transporter solute-binding subunit; its protein translation is MTPRIRSLAFILALLFVSACEGGARRQFMSIGTAGTGGIYYPIGGAIASRLSVADSSRQYTAEVTGGSVENVNRMVNGQMDLAFALPVTLYEAYNGSETFPEPIKNLRILAPLYANMTHIMVGPGSRVQSISELKGTRVAVGPPGSGTEQIAKQVLEAHGVTYDDIDVRYLSFAEAAAALKDRALDAAIISVGYPASAVLDATTTGDARLIGVDSVSAAALIERHPYYSWDVIPAGAYPGQEEELLTLSQMNWIVSLDTLPDDVVDALLTIVTADRPELARVHPMAGLIDLRRLQDTPIPVHAEVERWLAAHPDAVQAPVTP